The following coding sequences are from one Nicotiana tabacum cultivar K326 chromosome 1, ASM71507v2, whole genome shotgun sequence window:
- the LOC142162743 gene encoding putative mitochondrial protein AtMg00860, whose product MTTKDIAKTTFKTHPGHYEYLVMPFGLTNAPSCFQSLMNNMFKEHLRKSILVFFDDILVFSKNMSEHLIHLRMTFELLVKHKIFERKSKCSFGASRIEYLGHIISAEGVATDPEKIAVVQSWPTPKNVRELRGFLGLAGYYRRFIKHYGVINRPLIEMLQKDVFQWSNKVEEVLNKLKTALTSAYVLALPNSLLIGQQDTTGSFYHARCNPLHFHNISSSH is encoded by the coding sequence ATGACAACAAAAGATATAGCCAAGACAACATTCAAAACTCATCCAGGGCACTATGAGTATTTggtaatgccttttgggcttACCAATGCCCCTTCTTGCTTTCAGAGTTTGATGAATAATATGTTCAAGGAGCATCTTAGGAAATCTATCTTGGTATTCTTTGATGATATCTTAGTATTCAGCAAGAACATGTCTGAACACTTGATACATCTTAGGATGACCTTTGAGTTGTTAGTAAAGCACAAGATATTTGAAAGGAAATCCAAATGCTCTTTTGGGGCTAGCAGGATTGAATATTTGGGGCACATTATATCTGCTGAAGGAGTAGCTACTGACCCTGAGAAAATTGCAGTAGTACAGTCTTGGCCTACACCAAAGAATGTCAGGGAACTAAGGGGCTTCTTGGGTCTGGCAGGCTACTATAGGAGGTTCATCAAGCATTATGGAGTGATCAATAGGCCATTGATAGAGATGCTACAAAAAGATGTTTTCCAATGGTCTAACAAGGTAGAAGAAGTATTGAACAAGTTAAAAACAGCCCTTACATCAGCATATGTGCTGGCACTTCCAAACAGTCTGCTTATTGGTCAACAAGATACGACAGGATCTTTTTACCATGCAAGGTGTAACCCTCTGCACTTCCACAACATATCATCCTCACACTGA